Proteins encoded in a region of the uncultured Paludibaculum sp. genome:
- a CDS encoding slipin family protein encodes MFPKGISFSSSGSSVVRAQPVSTIGVAVLVICILLGVGLSAALKSAVPMPVFALIGVYFLLAIKVAQQWERVAVLRLGKYQGLKGPGIFTIVPIIDQLSDFIDQRIRVTDVKAESSLTRDAVPVFVDAIVFWVVWNAEKSILEVENFFSAITLSAQTALRESIGRHMLTEMLTDREVLGKELQRILDEKTNPWGVTVQSVEIRDVQIPQELQDAMSREAQAQRERHARIILGTAETEISEKFAQAAELYRDNPIALHLRAMNMLYEAIKEKGSMVIVPSSAVETMGLGGMMGTTALSKITGEQAPPK; translated from the coding sequence ATGTTTCCCAAGGGAATTTCGTTCAGCTCCAGCGGCTCGAGCGTGGTGCGTGCACAGCCCGTCAGCACGATCGGCGTGGCCGTGTTAGTCATTTGCATCCTTCTGGGGGTGGGTCTCTCCGCCGCCCTGAAGTCGGCCGTACCCATGCCCGTATTTGCGCTGATCGGCGTCTATTTCCTCCTCGCCATCAAGGTGGCGCAGCAATGGGAACGCGTCGCGGTCCTGCGACTGGGCAAGTACCAGGGCCTGAAAGGTCCGGGCATCTTCACCATCGTCCCCATCATCGACCAGCTTAGCGATTTCATCGATCAGCGCATCCGGGTGACGGATGTGAAGGCCGAGTCGTCGTTGACACGGGACGCCGTGCCGGTGTTCGTTGACGCCATCGTGTTCTGGGTGGTGTGGAATGCCGAAAAGTCCATTCTGGAAGTGGAAAACTTCTTTAGCGCCATTACTTTGAGCGCCCAGACCGCGCTGCGCGAATCGATTGGCCGCCACATGCTCACGGAGATGCTCACCGATCGTGAAGTACTGGGCAAGGAACTGCAGCGCATCCTCGACGAGAAGACCAATCCCTGGGGCGTCACGGTGCAGAGCGTAGAGATTCGAGACGTCCAGATCCCGCAGGAGTTGCAGGATGCCATGTCACGGGAAGCGCAAGCCCAGCGCGAGCGCCATGCCCGCATCATCCTGGGTACGGCGGAGACCGAGATCTCAGAGAAGTTCGCCCAGGCGGCGGAGCTCTACCGGGACAACCCCATTGCTCTCCACCTGCGCGCCATGAACATGCTGTACGAAGCCATCAAGGAGAAGGGCTCGATGGTGATTGTCCCGTCCTCAGCTGTGGAAACCATGGGCCTCGGAGGCATGATGGGCACCACGGCGCTGTCGAAGATCACCGGCGAACAGGCTCCGCCCAAGTAA
- a CDS encoding GntR family transcriptional regulator, whose protein sequence is MSKSEPFRFRLDNATGVPVYRQLIDQVQLAIASGTLLGGDQLPTVRQVAVDLAINPNTVMRAYRELEIRGTLSTQQGLGTFVSLNRVERDQVQHETRLSRLAAECAARAGSEGFSVRELIGRLTELLPDNEPET, encoded by the coding sequence ATGAGCAAGTCAGAGCCATTCCGGTTTCGATTGGACAACGCCACCGGCGTTCCGGTCTATCGACAACTGATTGACCAGGTTCAACTGGCCATCGCCTCCGGAACTCTGCTGGGGGGCGACCAGCTTCCGACAGTGCGCCAGGTCGCCGTGGACCTGGCCATTAATCCCAACACGGTGATGCGCGCTTACCGCGAACTCGAAATCCGCGGCACGCTCTCGACGCAGCAGGGTTTGGGCACCTTCGTCTCGCTCAATCGAGTCGAGAGGGACCAGGTGCAACACGAAACGAGGCTGAGCCGGTTGGCCGCCGAGTGTGCGGCGCGGGCCGGATCAGAGGGCTTCAGCGTTCGCGAACTGATCGGGCGACTCACCGAGCTGCTGCCCGACAACGAGCCTGAAACTTAA
- a CDS encoding LysR substrate-binding domain-containing protein, producing the protein MWFQLAQRRTALPAAPICCILGVILSRMELKQIASFVAVAERLSFVRAAEALHLSQPALSAQIRQLEEDLGVRLLERNRRVVRLTDAGSTFLAEARDLLARAQAAGDRARKAAHGEIGRLRIAFVFSAALEVVPQIVVDFRQRHPGVRLDLANLRTVNQVQGLLDQSLDIGFVRLPTSHPQLKITVIHREPFAAILPPGHPLAAQRRFSLASLRDEPFVSYGREWAPGFFDSTMRMCAQAGFSPHIVQETSEMYTAIALTAVGVGVAIVPRSVVSARTHNVVVRPLPASLGVSEIGVATRAGEPSALVRSFVALARAHGGSRGSAQ; encoded by the coding sequence TTGTGGTTTCAACTCGCGCAGCGGCGAACCGCGTTGCCGGCTGCCCCCATCTGTTGCATTCTGGGCGTGATCCTCTCGCGCATGGAACTCAAACAGATCGCTTCCTTTGTCGCTGTCGCGGAACGGCTCAGCTTTGTGCGTGCCGCTGAGGCGCTTCACCTCTCTCAACCCGCGCTCTCTGCCCAGATTCGCCAACTCGAAGAGGATCTCGGCGTTCGCCTGCTGGAACGGAATCGCCGTGTCGTCCGGTTGACCGACGCGGGCTCCACATTCCTTGCCGAAGCGCGCGACCTGCTCGCCCGCGCCCAGGCTGCCGGCGATCGCGCCCGCAAGGCCGCCCACGGAGAGATCGGCCGCCTCCGCATCGCCTTTGTCTTCTCCGCCGCGCTCGAGGTGGTCCCGCAGATCGTCGTCGACTTTCGCCAGCGCCACCCCGGGGTCCGCCTCGATCTTGCGAACCTCCGCACCGTGAACCAGGTGCAAGGGCTGCTCGATCAATCGCTGGATATCGGCTTCGTCCGCCTGCCGACCTCGCACCCTCAACTCAAGATCACCGTCATTCACCGTGAACCCTTCGCCGCTATCCTGCCACCGGGCCATCCTCTCGCTGCCCAGCGCCGCTTCTCTCTGGCGAGTCTTCGCGACGAGCCTTTCGTCTCCTACGGCCGCGAATGGGCGCCTGGCTTCTTCGACTCCACGATGCGGATGTGCGCCCAGGCCGGATTCAGCCCCCACATCGTTCAGGAGACCAGCGAGATGTATACGGCCATCGCCCTCACCGCCGTCGGTGTCGGCGTGGCCATCGTCCCGCGCTCGGTCGTCTCCGCCCGAACTCACAACGTGGTCGTCCGTCCGCTGCCCGCCTCGCTGGGCGTGTCGGAGATCGGCGTCGCCACGCGCGCCGGCGAGCCCTCCGCACTGGTTCGCTCCTTTGTCGCACTGGCCCGGGCCCACGGCGGCTCGCGTGGGTCCGCTCAGTAA
- a CDS encoding sulfite exporter TauE/SafE family protein → MPALEFTLTVFLVSISAGLIGALTGLGGGIVVTPALTLLLGVDLRYAIGASLVSVIATSSGAAAAYVRDGLSNIRIAMFLEIATTVGAISGALLAGKTPTHALALLFGAVLLHSAWQVVQVRKETAHAAAIDPFSARLRLGGIYHAIEGSVPYQVGRAKAGFALMYVAGTLSGLLGIGSGALKVIAMDRVMGIPFKVSTATSSFMIGVTAVASAAIYLKRGYIQPVIALPVMLGVLSGSLLGARLLPRLPVLTLRRIFAVVVAVIAIEMIRSALSGRI, encoded by the coding sequence ATGCCCGCTCTTGAGTTCACTCTGACGGTCTTTCTCGTCTCCATCTCGGCCGGCCTCATCGGAGCCCTGACGGGCCTCGGCGGCGGCATCGTCGTCACGCCGGCGCTCACCCTCCTGCTAGGAGTCGACCTCCGCTACGCCATCGGTGCCAGCCTCGTCTCGGTTATCGCCACGTCCTCCGGAGCCGCGGCCGCCTACGTCCGGGACGGCCTCTCCAACATTCGCATCGCGATGTTCCTGGAGATCGCCACGACGGTCGGCGCTATCTCCGGAGCTCTTCTGGCGGGCAAAACTCCGACACATGCTCTTGCGCTCCTCTTCGGAGCTGTACTGCTTCACTCTGCCTGGCAGGTCGTCCAGGTCCGGAAGGAAACCGCCCATGCCGCAGCGATCGATCCTTTTTCGGCCCGGCTGCGCCTGGGGGGCATTTACCACGCCATTGAGGGCTCAGTCCCCTACCAGGTGGGCCGCGCCAAAGCCGGATTCGCGCTGATGTATGTGGCTGGGACGCTTTCGGGGTTGCTGGGTATCGGCTCCGGCGCATTAAAGGTGATCGCCATGGATCGCGTCATGGGGATTCCCTTCAAGGTCTCCACCGCCACCAGTAGCTTCATGATCGGCGTCACCGCGGTCGCCAGCGCGGCCATCTACTTGAAGCGTGGCTATATCCAGCCGGTCATTGCCTTGCCAGTGATGCTTGGCGTCCTCAGCGGCTCGCTGCTCGGTGCCCGTTTGCTGCCTCGTCTGCCTGTTCTGACGTTGCGCAGGATCTTCGCGGTCGTCGTCGCCGTAATCGCCATCGAGATGATTCGTAGCGCCCTCTCTGGAAGGATCTGA
- a CDS encoding DUF1634 domain-containing protein, translated as MPPTDEKLQHLISATLRGGVLVAASIGLIGGALYLLSSPPVVAFGTFHGAATPFASPSEVLRLALTSQAEDPHARGLAIAQLGILCLLLTPILRVAFSIFGFVLERDRVYVLITTAVLLTLTGSILLH; from the coding sequence ATGCCCCCCACCGACGAAAAGCTGCAGCACCTGATCTCCGCCACGTTGCGCGGTGGTGTCCTGGTGGCCGCCTCCATCGGTTTGATCGGCGGAGCCCTCTACCTGCTCTCCTCTCCGCCCGTGGTGGCCTTTGGGACTTTCCACGGTGCGGCCACCCCGTTCGCCTCCCCGTCGGAAGTGCTCCGCCTCGCCCTCACGTCGCAGGCTGAGGATCCTCATGCCCGTGGCCTGGCCATCGCTCAATTGGGCATCCTCTGCCTGCTCCTCACCCCGATCCTGCGAGTCGCATTCTCCATCTTCGGCTTCGTGCTGGAGCGGGACCGGGTTTATGTGCTGATCACCACCGCTGTCCTGCTCACGCTGACCGGCAGCATTTTGCTGCACTAG
- a CDS encoding DeoR/GlpR family DNA-binding transcription regulator, with translation MSRRSRLAGPAQVGALPDERQRLILEHLRTHGRVIAADFAAAFAISEDSIRRDLRELAAQGLCQRVYGGALPLAASTPLKQRREEHAGRKLALARAAASLVRAGQVLLIDAGSTNSALASALPEGLGLTVITNAPDIAQRLMEREGFAILLIGGRIDIHIGATVGAQALQEVARVRADLCFPGACAVDPTHGLWGLDSEESRLKRAMIEVSTQTVILATDDKLSGAGTHRVAGIEQVHHLVVEASAPRPLCAAFKRRGVKVLRADPA, from the coding sequence GTGTCTAGACGATCCAGGCTGGCGGGGCCGGCGCAAGTGGGTGCGCTGCCGGATGAGCGCCAACGGCTGATTCTGGAACACCTACGCACACATGGACGGGTGATCGCGGCGGACTTCGCGGCGGCGTTTGCCATCTCCGAAGACTCGATCCGCCGGGACCTGAGGGAGCTTGCGGCGCAGGGCCTCTGCCAGCGCGTGTACGGCGGCGCTCTGCCGCTGGCCGCCAGCACGCCGCTCAAGCAACGACGGGAGGAGCATGCCGGCCGTAAGCTGGCCCTGGCGCGCGCGGCGGCGTCCCTGGTGCGCGCAGGCCAGGTACTGCTCATTGACGCGGGTTCCACCAACAGCGCCCTTGCCTCGGCGTTGCCAGAGGGGCTCGGACTCACTGTGATTACCAACGCTCCGGATATCGCGCAGCGGCTGATGGAGCGCGAGGGCTTTGCCATCCTGTTGATCGGTGGCCGCATCGATATTCACATTGGGGCGACCGTAGGCGCGCAGGCACTGCAGGAGGTGGCGCGTGTGCGGGCCGACTTGTGCTTTCCGGGGGCGTGCGCGGTCGATCCCACTCACGGCCTATGGGGCCTGGACAGCGAGGAGTCGCGACTCAAGCGAGCGATGATCGAGGTCAGCACACAGACCGTCATTCTGGCGACCGACGATAAGTTGTCTGGAGCGGGAACGCATCGCGTGGCGGGTATTGAGCAGGTGCATCACCTGGTGGTGGAGGCCTCGGCGCCACGGCCGTTGTGCGCGGCGTTCAAACGGCGGGGGGTTAAGGTGTTGCGGGCCGATCCGGCGTGA
- a CDS encoding HAD family phosphatase, with product MIDTVIFDLGGVLIDWNPRYLYRKLIDDEQAMERFLAEVCTSEWNEQQDAGRPWHEATALLRAQHPDQAPLIDAYWLRWDEMLGGSNDGTVALVQALKTRGYRLYALTNWSHETFPVARRRFPFLQWFDGIVVSGDERLVKPDAAIYRLLLERYAVNPRGALYIDDSSRNVAAAEALGLHGWHFHDAEGLRAHLAALGLLDGSAMAEGEARV from the coding sequence ATGATCGATACCGTCATCTTCGATCTCGGCGGCGTGTTGATTGACTGGAATCCACGCTACCTCTACCGCAAGTTAATTGACGACGAGCAGGCCATGGAGCGGTTCCTTGCTGAGGTCTGTACATCGGAGTGGAACGAGCAGCAGGACGCCGGACGGCCCTGGCACGAGGCAACCGCTCTGCTGCGGGCCCAGCATCCCGATCAGGCACCACTCATCGATGCGTACTGGCTGCGTTGGGACGAGATGCTGGGCGGCTCCAACGACGGCACGGTGGCATTGGTGCAGGCTCTCAAGACACGCGGTTACCGGCTGTACGCCCTCACCAACTGGTCGCACGAGACCTTTCCGGTGGCGCGGCGGCGATTTCCTTTCCTTCAGTGGTTTGACGGGATCGTTGTGTCAGGGGACGAGCGGCTGGTCAAGCCGGACGCGGCGATCTATCGGCTCCTGCTGGAGCGCTATGCAGTCAATCCCCGAGGCGCTCTCTACATCGACGATTCGTCCAGGAATGTAGCGGCCGCCGAAGCTTTGGGCCTGCATGGCTGGCATTTTCACGACGCCGAGGGACTGCGCGCGCATCTGGCGGCGTTGGGTCTGCTCGACGGGTCCGCCATGGCAGAGGGTGAAGCCCGTGTCTAG
- a CDS encoding MFS transporter, producing MMSGVDQPRMTDSGSDAQVRKVLARARTATRLTFLVAGIAMAAWAPMVPYAKARLGLDEATLGLVLLALGAGSAVSMPLVGLLAHHWGYRRVIVGASLLASLALPLLTWVPGVAGLTATLFGYGFLLGTMDVAMNSHAVEVERRDGRALMSGFHGLFSVGGLVGSGGLSALLSFGLPLPAAATVIAVVLAVVVMSQRTNLLPAQASTDSSLSARLHLPDRLLMLLGLLCFVSFLAEGALLDWSAVFLRDVRAVAPSLAGLGYSSFSVAMAVGRLAGDAAIMRLGAVLAVRVGAAVAAAGLLLAALVPTVSASLIGFALVGLGAANIVPVMFSAAGRLPGRVPSMSLATVTALGYAGMLTGPALIGFVAHASSLSLALSLVAALLLCVSAAARIVRPNEGEVR from the coding sequence ATGATGTCTGGTGTAGATCAACCCCGCATGACGGACTCGGGCTCTGACGCCCAGGTCCGGAAGGTGCTCGCCCGGGCCCGGACGGCCACCCGCCTGACCTTCCTGGTTGCGGGCATAGCGATGGCCGCGTGGGCGCCCATGGTGCCCTACGCCAAAGCGCGATTGGGTCTGGATGAGGCAACGCTCGGCCTGGTGCTGCTGGCCTTGGGGGCGGGATCGGCTGTTTCCATGCCGCTGGTGGGCCTCCTGGCACATCACTGGGGCTACCGGCGCGTGATCGTGGGGGCGAGCCTGCTGGCCTCGCTGGCATTGCCGCTGCTCACCTGGGTACCCGGTGTCGCCGGGCTGACCGCCACGCTGTTTGGCTACGGGTTCCTGCTGGGGACGATGGACGTGGCCATGAACTCGCACGCGGTGGAGGTGGAGCGGCGCGACGGGCGAGCGTTGATGTCGGGCTTCCATGGGTTGTTCAGCGTGGGCGGCCTGGTTGGCTCAGGCGGGTTGAGCGCACTGCTGTCCTTTGGGCTGCCGCTGCCGGCCGCGGCGACGGTGATTGCCGTGGTTCTGGCGGTGGTCGTAATGAGCCAGCGAACAAACCTGCTGCCCGCGCAGGCGAGTACCGACTCCTCGCTGTCTGCCCGGTTGCACCTGCCCGACCGGTTGCTGATGTTGCTGGGGCTGTTGTGCTTCGTCAGCTTCCTGGCCGAAGGGGCGCTGCTGGATTGGAGCGCGGTGTTCCTGCGCGATGTGCGCGCGGTGGCGCCGTCGCTGGCCGGATTGGGGTATAGCTCCTTTTCAGTGGCGATGGCCGTGGGGCGGCTCGCCGGAGACGCGGCCATTATGCGGTTGGGCGCCGTGCTCGCGGTTCGTGTTGGCGCGGCCGTTGCCGCGGCGGGCCTGTTACTGGCCGCTCTTGTGCCGACTGTCAGCGCCAGTCTCATCGGATTCGCTCTCGTCGGCCTGGGCGCCGCTAATATCGTGCCGGTGATGTTCAGCGCCGCAGGCCGTCTGCCGGGGCGTGTGCCGTCCATGTCGCTCGCTACCGTGACCGCGCTGGGCTATGCCGGGATGCTCACAGGACCGGCGCTGATCGGCTTTGTCGCCCACGCCAGCAGCCTGTCGCTAGCTCTGTCCCTGGTCGCCGCCCTGCTGCTTTGCGTGAGTGCGGCCGCACGCATCGTCCGGCCCAATGAAGGAGAAGTACGATGA
- a CDS encoding TIGR03118 family protein, with protein MLSLRSSSHPACIPAALVLMVFASPAALPEDSKGASKYVVTNLVSDIAGTAAGTDVRLVNPWGLDRGPAGPWWVADNGTGLSTLYNGAGTTLGLVVTVPSASTGTGVPTGIVFNGTPDFAVNPGQPAAFIFATEDGTISGWNSAAAPTTAVVKAKTTTGAIYKGLAIAQKGGANYLYAANFHGGTVEVFDTNFNPVTLDVGSFVDPEMPEGFAPFNIANLDGKLYVAFAKQDADKEDEVAGKGLGYVTVFDPSGKLLMRLRHVPFLNAPWGLAMAPADFGKFSNLVLVGMFGSGKIAAFDPKDGAFKGLLRGDHGKPIAIDGLWGLRFGNGANAGATNLLFFTAGIQDEAHGLFGSIAAVKKNGGDHDDDGDDNDDDDGGNGHH; from the coding sequence ATGTTGTCTTTGCGTTCCAGTAGTCACCCTGCGTGTATTCCCGCGGCCCTGGTGCTGATGGTGTTTGCATCGCCTGCCGCACTTCCGGAGGACTCAAAAGGAGCTTCCAAGTATGTCGTAACCAACCTGGTTTCGGATATTGCCGGCACTGCTGCCGGTACAGACGTGAGGCTGGTCAATCCGTGGGGTCTGGATCGAGGACCCGCGGGACCCTGGTGGGTCGCCGACAACGGGACCGGCCTGTCCACTCTCTATAACGGAGCCGGCACGACCCTGGGATTGGTAGTGACCGTGCCTTCGGCCTCCACGGGAACTGGCGTGCCAACCGGCATCGTATTCAATGGAACGCCCGATTTTGCAGTGAATCCGGGGCAGCCGGCCGCCTTCATCTTCGCAACCGAAGACGGGACGATTTCCGGATGGAACTCCGCCGCGGCGCCCACTACCGCCGTGGTGAAGGCAAAAACGACCACGGGCGCCATCTACAAAGGCCTGGCCATCGCGCAAAAGGGCGGAGCGAACTATCTCTATGCCGCCAATTTCCACGGCGGCACCGTGGAGGTGTTCGATACCAACTTCAACCCGGTAACTCTGGATGTGGGATCGTTCGTGGATCCCGAGATGCCGGAAGGCTTTGCACCATTCAACATCGCCAATCTCGACGGCAAGCTCTACGTCGCCTTTGCGAAGCAGGACGCGGACAAAGAGGACGAAGTCGCGGGTAAGGGACTCGGCTATGTGACGGTGTTTGACCCGTCGGGCAAACTCCTGATGAGACTCCGGCATGTGCCTTTCCTCAATGCGCCCTGGGGCTTGGCGATGGCGCCGGCGGACTTCGGCAAGTTCAGCAATCTCGTATTGGTGGGGATGTTCGGCAGCGGCAAAATTGCGGCGTTTGACCCGAAGGACGGCGCATTCAAGGGACTGCTGCGCGGCGATCATGGCAAGCCAATCGCCATTGACGGACTTTGGGGACTGCGATTCGGCAATGGCGCCAATGCCGGCGCGACGAATCTGCTCTTCTTCACGGCGGGCATTCAGGACGAGGCTCACGGCCTCTTCGGCAGCATCGCGGCCGTCAAGAAGAACGGCGGCGACCATGATGACGATGGTGACGACAACGATGACGACGACGGAGGCAACGGCCACCACTGA
- a CDS encoding ABC transporter permease, which produces MSWATVVAARLRGLFAHRRLDRELDEEVRFHLEMQIEDNLQAGMNPAEARYAALRSFGGLEPMKETYRERRAFALVETTAQDLRYAARTLRKSPGFTLTAVAVLALAIGASTAMFSVLNTVLLRPLPYHSPEQLAMLWTEDPTQNLREGRSALRDVEQWRSQSRSFADMATLDTVSTILTGADGTEQIVGASISPNLLLLLGVRPVLGRNFSTEEAEQRQPLVLISHRFWQARFGGSRGALGATLMLNGLPCQIIGILPADFQIARLDADVWAPHTSRPSARGAETWFVVGRLRPAVTFDQAQAEMTAIARHLSDQLPAAERNRGITVVPLSLSMVGPQSRLALWMLGGTVFCVFLIAAANVTSLSLARSAARGREMAVRAALGASAGRIMRQLLTEGILLAAVSGLFGSLLAVAGIRLIRAFGPDNLARLNEISLDLRVLGCALAISVLAGTLVGLAPAMTTLRRDLRPSGEEGGRSVSGGTATRRIRRALVVADFALAIVLLAGAGLLVRSWWYVNSIDPGFRPERVLVMELSAPPAFHVPAQRADLNRRVLEAIQAVPGVESAGIIGDLFIANSREQVVTVERADGTASERLRFTSDEVSADFFKTIGTPLLRGRFFSIGDGPDAPPVAIINDAMARRSWPEHDPVGRRFKLGPRASGLPWYTVVGVVADMRRQGLEREPFPQVFVSLAQSPPPRNVDLFIRTSSSDPLTMAGALRAAVSRVEKNAPVSGVASLEQQLGTYLAQRRFQTSLLTGFSIAALLMAAVGIYGLIQYSIATRTQEIGIRMAVGAQAGAIFRMILGEGLKLSLTGLMFGLLGAVWLGQAGSSLLFGVTSTDPLTFVVMSLLLIAVAVAACCFPARSAMKIEPIVALRQG; this is translated from the coding sequence ATGAGTTGGGCCACCGTGGTTGCCGCCCGGCTGCGTGGACTGTTTGCACACAGACGCCTGGACCGCGAGTTGGACGAGGAAGTTCGATTCCACCTGGAGATGCAGATTGAGGACAACCTCCAGGCCGGCATGAATCCAGCCGAGGCGCGATATGCGGCGCTGCGCAGCTTCGGAGGCCTGGAGCCCATGAAGGAAACGTACCGTGAACGAAGAGCGTTCGCCCTGGTCGAGACGACGGCGCAGGACTTACGTTACGCGGCGCGGACTCTCCGAAAGAGTCCTGGATTCACGCTGACCGCGGTAGCGGTGCTGGCGCTGGCGATTGGCGCCAGTACGGCCATGTTCAGCGTCCTGAATACCGTGCTACTGCGGCCCCTTCCTTACCATTCGCCGGAACAGTTGGCGATGTTGTGGACCGAGGATCCCACCCAGAACCTTCGCGAGGGCCGATCGGCACTTCGGGATGTCGAACAGTGGCGAAGTCAAAGTCGGAGCTTCGCGGATATGGCCACCCTGGATACCGTATCCACGATTCTGACCGGAGCCGACGGCACGGAGCAGATCGTCGGCGCGAGCATCTCCCCCAACCTGCTTCTACTCCTGGGTGTCCGACCCGTCCTGGGGCGCAACTTTTCGACCGAAGAAGCCGAGCAGCGGCAACCTCTGGTCCTGATCAGTCACCGCTTCTGGCAAGCGCGATTCGGAGGCTCGCGCGGTGCACTCGGCGCCACCCTTATGCTCAATGGCCTTCCTTGCCAGATCATCGGCATCCTCCCCGCGGATTTCCAAATCGCAAGGCTGGATGCGGACGTGTGGGCGCCGCACACCAGCCGTCCGAGCGCGCGCGGCGCGGAGACGTGGTTCGTCGTTGGACGGCTTCGACCGGCCGTGACGTTTGACCAAGCCCAAGCGGAGATGACCGCAATCGCCCGCCACCTCAGCGATCAACTGCCGGCGGCCGAAAGGAACCGGGGTATCACTGTCGTCCCCTTGAGTCTTTCCATGGTTGGACCCCAATCGCGATTGGCCTTGTGGATGCTCGGCGGCACCGTGTTTTGCGTCTTCCTCATTGCCGCCGCCAACGTCACCAGCCTCTCCCTGGCGCGCAGCGCCGCTCGCGGGCGCGAGATGGCCGTTCGCGCCGCGCTGGGCGCGAGCGCTGGACGAATCATGCGGCAACTGCTGACCGAAGGCATTCTGCTCGCCGCCGTCTCCGGGCTGTTTGGCTCACTGCTCGCCGTAGCAGGCATTCGCCTCATCCGCGCCTTTGGCCCTGACAACCTGGCACGTCTCAATGAGATCAGCCTCGATCTCCGCGTCCTCGGCTGTGCCTTGGCCATCTCCGTCCTCGCGGGCACTCTGGTGGGCCTGGCGCCCGCAATGACGACGCTGCGCCGCGACCTGCGTCCCTCCGGCGAGGAGGGTGGCCGAAGCGTCTCGGGTGGAACGGCCACGCGTCGAATCCGTCGCGCGCTGGTGGTGGCGGACTTTGCGCTCGCGATCGTCCTGCTCGCCGGTGCCGGGTTGCTCGTCCGAAGCTGGTGGTATGTGAACAGCATTGATCCTGGATTCAGGCCGGAGCGGGTCCTTGTGATGGAGCTCTCCGCCCCGCCGGCCTTCCACGTTCCCGCGCAACGGGCCGACCTGAACCGCCGCGTGCTCGAGGCGATTCAAGCAGTTCCCGGCGTGGAGAGCGCCGGCATCATCGGCGATCTGTTCATTGCCAACAGCAGGGAGCAGGTCGTCACTGTCGAGCGGGCTGACGGAACGGCGTCCGAGCGCCTGCGGTTCACGAGCGACGAGGTCAGCGCGGATTTCTTCAAAACCATCGGGACGCCACTTCTGCGGGGCCGCTTCTTCTCGATCGGGGATGGGCCGGATGCTCCGCCGGTCGCGATCATCAACGACGCCATGGCCCGGCGTTCGTGGCCGGAGCACGATCCGGTGGGCCGAAGGTTCAAGCTGGGCCCGCGGGCTTCCGGCCTCCCCTGGTACACGGTCGTGGGCGTCGTGGCCGACATGCGGCGGCAGGGGTTGGAGCGCGAGCCGTTCCCACAGGTATTCGTCTCGCTCGCACAGAGCCCTCCTCCGCGCAACGTGGATCTTTTCATCCGAACCTCATCGTCCGATCCGCTGACCATGGCCGGAGCACTTCGGGCAGCCGTCAGTCGCGTGGAGAAGAATGCGCCGGTCTCTGGAGTGGCGTCGTTGGAACAGCAGCTCGGGACGTACCTCGCCCAGCGTCGCTTTCAGACCTCGCTGCTGACCGGCTTCTCCATCGCGGCGCTGCTGATGGCCGCCGTCGGGATCTACGGGCTTATCCAGTACTCCATCGCGACGCGCACGCAGGAGATCGGAATCCGCATGGCTGTGGGCGCGCAGGCCGGGGCAATCTTCCGCATGATCCTTGGAGAGGGACTGAAGCTGAGCCTGACCGGATTGATGTTCGGCCTGCTGGGCGCAGTGTGGCTGGGGCAGGCGGGCTCCAGTCTGCTGTTCGGTGTTACCTCGACGGATCCATTGACCTTTGTTGTGATGTCGTTATTGCTGATCGCGGTCGCCGTCGCGGCCTGCTGCTTCCCCGCGCGAAGCGCAATGAAGATTGAACCGATTGTGGCGTTGCGGCAGGGGTGA
- a CDS encoding PadR family transcriptional regulator, with product MNDDRTDKADVLQGTLVLLVLRTLEALGPLHGYGIARRIEQISKDVLQLNQGTLYPALLNMEQEGWISSQWGASEKNRKAKFYSITAAGRRRLAKETEDWRRMSSTIERFLGFDPGDIAEERG from the coding sequence ATGAACGATGACCGCACGGACAAAGCAGATGTCCTGCAGGGCACGCTGGTTCTCCTTGTTCTCCGGACGCTGGAGGCACTCGGACCACTGCACGGGTACGGCATCGCGCGCCGGATCGAGCAGATCAGCAAGGACGTACTGCAACTCAACCAGGGCACTCTGTATCCGGCTCTGTTGAACATGGAGCAGGAGGGATGGATCTCCTCCCAGTGGGGGGCGTCGGAGAAGAACCGTAAGGCGAAGTTCTACTCCATAACCGCTGCCGGGCGGAGACGGCTCGCCAAGGAAACCGAAGATTGGCGTCGCATGTCGTCGACGATTGAGCGCTTCCTTGGGTTTGACCCGGGGGACATAGCGGAGGAGCGCGGATGA